One genomic region from Argentina anserina chromosome 2, drPotAnse1.1, whole genome shotgun sequence encodes:
- the LOC126784769 gene encoding LRR receptor-like serine/threonine-protein kinase RGI5 — protein sequence MESRRVLISTTTSSSLFSFTLFITILITVTKPTLVSSLSPDGQALLSLLPAKQSSSVLSSWNPSSQTPCSWQGITCSPQNRVISLSLPNIFLNLSSLPSQLSSLSFLQLLNLSSTNISGTIPPSFGQLTHLRLLDLSSNSLFGPIPPELGSLSALQFLFLNSNRFSDKIPQQLANLTSLEALCLQDNVINGSIPSQLGSLVSLQQFRIGGNPYITGEIPSQLGLLTNLTTFGAAATGLSGNIPPTFGNLINLQTLALYDTEIVGSIPAEIGLCSELRNLYLHMNKLTGSIPPQLGKLQKLTSLLVWGNALSGPIPAEISNCSSLVVLDASANDLSGEIPRDLGKLVVLEQLHLSDNSLTGSIPSQLSNCSSLTALQLDKNQLSGTIPWQVGNLKYLQSFFLWGNAVSGTIPASFGNCTELYALDLSRNKLTGSIPEEIFGLKKLSKLLLLGNSLSGRLPPSVAKCQSLVRLRLGENQLSGQIPKEIGQLQNLVFLDLYMNHFAGGLPDEIANITVLELLDVHNNYIGGEIPYQLGELVNLEQLDLSRNSFKGEIPSSFGNLSYLNKLIINNNLLTGSIPKSFKNLQKLTLLDLSFNSLSGPFPSEIGHVTSLQISLDLSSNGFTGELPETLAGLTQLQSLDLSHNMLFGKIKVLGSLTSLASLNISCNNFSGVIPITTPFFRALSTNSYIQNPHLCESSDGLTCSSSLMRKNGLKSTKTIAIISVILSSVTIAVVASWILVMRNHRYMVKKSLGALASSSGAEDFSYPWTFIPFQKFNFTIDNILDCLKEENVIGKGCSGVVYKGEMQTGELIAVKKLWKTKQEEEAIDSFAAEIQILGHIRHRNIVKLLGYCSNRSVKLLLYNFIPNGNLQQLLQGNRNLDWETRYKIAIGSAQGLAYLHHDCVPAILHRDVKCNNILLDSKCEAYLADFGLAKLMNSPTYHHAMSRVAGSYGYIAPEYGYTMNITEKSDVYSYGVVLLEILTGRNAVQPQIGDGLHIVEWVKKKMASYEPALSILDTKLQGLPDQMVQEMLQTLGIAMFCVNSSPAERPTMKEVVALLMEVKSQPEEWGKTSQPLIKQNSNQS from the exons ATGGAATCCCGCAGAGTACTCATCAGTACTactacttcttcttctctcttttccttcaCATTGTTCATCACCATTCTCATAACAGTGACCAAACCAACCTTGGTCTCCTCTCTGTCCCCTGATGGCCAAGCTCTTCTCTCCCTTCTTCCTGCAAAGCAATCTTCCTCTGTACTCTCCTCATGGAACCCATCAAGCCAGACACCATGTTCATGGCAAGGAATCACATGCTCACCACAAAACAGAGtcatctccctctctctccccaACATTTTCCTCAACCTCTCCTCTTTGCCCTCACAGCTCTCCTCCCTCTCATTTCTCCAGCTTCTCAATCTCTCCTCCACCAACATTTCAGGCACCATCCCACCTTCCTTTGGGCAACTCACTCATCTTCGCCTCCTCGACCTCTCCTCCAACTCTCTCTTTGGTCCCATTCCTCCAGAACTAGGTTCTCTCTCTGCTCTTCAGTTTCTCTTCTTGAACTCGAACAGATTTTCAGACAAAATCCCTCAACAACTTGCCAACCTCACTTCACTTGAAGCCCTCTGTCTCCAAGACAATGTCATCAACGGGTCCATACCATCCCAACTAGGCTCTTTGGTTTCCCTCCAACAGTTTCGTATTGGTGGGAATCCATATATAACCGGAGAAATCCCTTCCCAGTTGGGACTACTCACCAATCTCACCACATTCGGAGCCGCAGCCACGGGGCTTTCCGGCAATATTCCACCCACATTTGGAAACTTGATCAACCTTCAGACACTGGCACTCTACGACACTGAGATAGTTGGCTCAATACCAGCTGAAATCGGGCTCTGTTCTGAGCTCAGGAACTTGTACCTGCACATGAACAAGCTTACTGGCTCCATTCCTCCACAGTTAGGTAAGCTGCAAAAGCTAACTAGCTTGCTTGTTTGGGGAAATGCCTTATCAGGACCAATCCCAGCTGAGATTTCCAACTGTTCATCACTTGTTGTCCTCGATGCTTCTGCAAATGATCTTTCTGGGGAGATTCCAAGAGACTTGGGGAAGCTGGTGGTCCTTGAACAGCTTCATCTATCGGATAACTCGCTTACAGGGTCGATTCCATCGCAGCTCAGCAACTGTAGCAGCCTTACAGCTCTTCAACTTGACAAGAATCAGTTATCAGGAACAATTCCATGGCAGGTTGGTAATCTGAAGTACTTGCAGAGTTTCTTCTTATGGGGTAATGCAGTCTCTGGAACTATACCTGCTTCGTTTGGGAATTGCACTGAACTGTATGCACTTGATCTTTCGAGAAACAAGCTCACCGGTTCAATCCCTGAGGAGATTTTCGGTTTGAAGAAACTGAGCAAGCTATTGCTTCTGGGAAATTCTTTATCCGGCAGGTTGCCGCCTAGTGTAGCAAAATGTCAATCGCTAGTTCGACTGAGACTTGGTGAGAACCAGCTTTCAGGACAAATTCCAAAGGAGATAGGCCAACTGCAAAACCTTGTGTTTCTCGACTTATACATGAATCATTTTGCCGGAGGCCTTCCGGATGAGATTGCCAACATCACTGTTCTGGAGCTACTGGATGTGCACAATAACTACATTGGTGGTGAAATTCCATATCAGCTAGGGGAGCTTGTTAATTTAGAGCAGCTTGATCTAAGTCGAAACAGTTTCAAGGGTGAGATTCCCTCGAGCTTTGGGAACTTGAGCTACTTGAACAAGCTGATCATCAACAACAATCTTCTCACAGGTTCGATACCGAAGTCCTTTAAGAATTTACAGAAGCTGACATTGTTGGATTTGAGCTTTAACAGCCTCTCTGGCCCATTCCCATCCGAAATTGGCCATGTGACAAGCTTGCAAATCAGTTTGGACTTGAGTTCTAATGGTTTTACAGGAGAACTCCCGGAGACGTTGGCGGGTTTGACACAGTTACAGTCTTTGGATCTTTCCCATAATATGCTCTTTGGGAAAATTAAGGTGCTTGGTTCTCTAACTAGTCTTGCATCCCTTAATATCTCTTGCAACAATTTCTCAGGTGTCATCCCAATAACAACCCCATTCTTCAGAGCTTTGTCTACAAATTCGTATATCCAGAATCCACATCTTTGTGAGTCTAGTGATGGTTTAACTTGCTCTTCAAGTCTAATGAGGAAAAACGGTTTGAAATCTACGAAAACTATTGCTATAATTTCTGTGATTCTCTCTTCCGTAACCATAGCAGTTGTTGCTTCATGGATTCTTGTTATGCGAAATCATAGATATATGGTAAAGAAATCTTTAGGAGCATTAGCATCCTCATCAGGGGCTGAAGATTTCTCTTATCCATGGACTTTCATCCCATTCCAGAAGTTCAATTTCACCATTGACAACATCTTGGATTGtttgaaagaagaaaatgtgaTTGGTAAAGGGTGCTCTGGGGTTGTCTACAAGGGAGAAATGCAAACTGGTGAACTAATTGCGGTCAAGAAGTTGTGGAAAACAAAGCAAGAGGAAGAAGCAATAGACTCTTTTGCTGCAGAGATTCAAATTCTTGGACACATTCGTCACCGGAACATTGTGAAGCTCCTAGGGTACTGTTCAAATAGAAGTGTCAAGCTACTTCTTTACAACTTCATTCCCAATGGCAATCTACAACAACTATTGCAAGGCAATAGGAACTTGGATTGGGAAACTAGGTACAAGATTGCTATAGGATCAGCTCAAGGTTTGGCATACCTTCATCATGACTGTGTCCCGGCAATTCTTCACAGGGATGTCAAGTGCAACAACATTTTACTAGATTCCAAGTGTGAAGCTTATCTCGCAGATTTTGGTCTTGCAAAATTGATGAACTCCCCAACTTATCACCATGCTATGTCCAGAGTTGCTGGCTCGTATGGTTACATTGCACCAG AGTATGGATACACAATGAACATAACAGAGAAGAGTGACGTCTACAGCTATGGTGTGGTTTTGCTAGAGATCCTAACCGGACGCAATGCCGTTCAACCCCAGATTGGTGATGGATTACACATTGTTGAAtgggtgaagaagaagatggcaAGTTATGAACCAGCTTTATCAATACTAGATACAAAGCTCCAAGGGCTGCCAGATCAAATGGTGCAAGAGATGTTACAAACACTTGGCATAGCAATGTTTTGTGTCAACTCTTCCCCGGCAGAACGACCCACCATGAAGGAAGTGGTAGCATTGCTAATGGAGGTAAAGAGCCAACCTGAAGAATGGGGCAAAACTTCCCAACCCCTAATTAAGCAGAACTCAAATCAAAGTTAA